Proteins encoded in a region of the Buchnera aphidicola (Thelaxes suberi) genome:
- a CDS encoding BolA family protein, giving the protein MINKIEKKIKEKINVISLSINNESYLHNNKNKQQHYKIVIISNQFNNITLIERHRTIYKILNNEFNKSIFSLNLYTFTLIEWKKKNSKIFSIPCLNI; this is encoded by the coding sequence ATGATAAATAAAATTGAAAAAAAAATTAAAGAAAAAATAAATGTAATATCTTTATCAATAAATAATGAAAGCTATCTGCATAATAATAAAAATAAGCAGCAGCACTATAAAATAGTTATAATATCCAATCAATTCAATAATATCACTTTAATCGAAAGACATAGAACTATCTATAAAATACTTAATAATGAATTTAATAAAAGCATATTTTCATTAAATTTATATACTTTTACTCTAATAGAATGGAAAAAAAAAAATAGTAAAATATTTTCTATACCTTGTTTAAATATATAA
- the clpP gene encoding ATP-dependent Clp endopeptidase proteolytic subunit ClpP, whose amino-acid sequence MKEINRKNIKSTLIPVVIEQTERGERSYDIYSRLLKERIIFISGQIEDFMANIIIAQLLFLESENAAKDIYLYINSPGGIVSAGMSIYDTMQFIKPNINTICIGQACSMAALLLCSGKKGKRYALPNSRMMIHQPLGGFEGQASDIEIHAQEIITIKKTINTLIAKHTNQLLKKVEQDTERDHFFSAKKAVKYGLIDDILNKRC is encoded by the coding sequence ATGAAAGAAATCAATAGAAAAAATATAAAATCAACATTAATTCCAGTAGTAATCGAGCAAACAGAACGAGGAGAAAGATCATACGATATTTATTCTCGTTTACTAAAAGAAAGAATAATTTTTATATCCGGACAAATAGAAGATTTTATGGCTAATATCATTATTGCGCAATTACTTTTTTTAGAATCAGAAAATGCAGCAAAAGACATTTATCTATATATTAATTCACCGGGAGGTATTGTAAGTGCTGGAATGTCTATTTATGATACTATGCAATTCATTAAACCAAATATTAATACTATTTGTATAGGGCAAGCTTGTTCTATGGCAGCGTTATTATTATGCTCTGGAAAAAAAGGTAAAAGATATGCATTACCTAATTCGCGTATGATGATTCATCAACCTCTCGGTGGATTTGAAGGACAAGCTTCTGATATTGAAATACATGCTCAAGAAATTATAACAATTAAAAAAACTATCAATACATTAATTGCCAAACACACTAATCAGTTATTAAAAAAAGTAGAACAAGATACAGAAAGAGACCATTTTTTTTCCGCAAAAAAAGCTGTTAAATATGGATTAATTGATGATATTTTGAATAAAAGGTGCTAA
- the cyoA gene encoding ubiquinol oxidase subunit II: protein MISSTFLLLTGCNSVILHPSGMIGAKIKNLILTSFITMLIVVIPAIFLSIFFFLKYNEKNTNIKYNPNWSHSNKLELVIWTIPFLIILFLGLVSWNSTHQLDPNKTIISKNQPIVIDVISVDWRWLFIYKKERIASINEIAIPINTPIIFHITSGSVMNSFFIPALGSQIYAMAGMKSSLNLIANTPGKYQGISSNYSGSGFSDMKFNVLVVENNTAYNEWIKKVQSDKNTICNYEEYLNIAKPNHSKKVIYFSCVCFDLFNYVIKNMHKK, encoded by the coding sequence ATGATAAGTAGTACATTTCTTTTGTTAACTGGATGTAATTCGGTTATATTACATCCATCAGGAATGATAGGTGCAAAAATAAAAAATTTAATTTTAACTTCATTTATTACAATGCTTATTGTTGTTATACCTGCTATTTTTTTGTCTATTTTTTTTTTCTTAAAATATAATGAAAAAAATACAAATATAAAATACAATCCTAATTGGTCGCATTCAAATAAACTAGAATTAGTTATCTGGACTATTCCTTTTTTGATTATATTATTTTTAGGTTTAGTTTCTTGGAATAGCACTCATCAACTTGATCCAAATAAAACAATTATATCAAAAAACCAACCAATTGTTATCGATGTTATTTCTGTAGATTGGAGATGGTTATTTATTTATAAAAAAGAAAGAATTGCTTCAATCAATGAAATTGCTATTCCAATAAATACTCCAATTATATTTCATATTACATCTGGATCTGTAATGAACTCTTTTTTTATCCCTGCTTTAGGAAGTCAAATTTATGCCATGGCTGGAATGAAAAGTTCGCTTAATTTAATTGCAAATACACCTGGAAAATATCAAGGAATCTCCTCAAATTATAGTGGAAGCGGTTTTTCTGATATGAAATTTAATGTTTTAGTAGTAGAGAATAATACTGCTTATAATGAATGGATTAAGAAAGTACAATCAGACAAAAATACAATATGTAATTATGAAGAATATTTAAATATTGCAAAGCCGAATCATTCGAAAAAAGTAATATATTTTTCGTGTGTGTGTTTTGATTTATTTAACTATGTAATAAAAAATATGCATAAAAAATAA
- a CDS encoding trigger factor, with translation MNNVIKKINELQYECTIFLSKEKIQKLIQKKINSIQKKNKINGFRTGKVPLQLIKKMYEDEIQYNLINQLVIDQINKITKKEKIEIFDYANLKHKINETNEHLIYFIKFESKPNFKIKLTNRDKIIQIKIKKNNALDKKIINESYLNEEKEIETTINFNSIVTIDYAIYLKNQEKEFYSIQNFSFLFGNNMLDFRIEQKLIGKKKNKKITIDFLFSRIHPEKKLRNQSSKILIFIKKITKIKNTELIFDNNDEKNLFLQLEKKKQYYFIDNKIKNKTFLLINKYIKYQILQNIIQNNPICIPDQLLKQEYKKTYYNLISLYKNKVKNLLSYYSNTLIKLEALRNAHITLLYEEIIKKYKIQNNKQEIQYIHEYVKKLYYQNKRKIEINKNNKILLQYLNKIFLEKKIIATLYNEAIIIEKEMSTKEIISNYLLQQI, from the coding sequence ATGAATAATGTAATCAAAAAAATAAATGAATTACAGTACGAATGTACAATTTTTCTATCTAAAGAAAAAATTCAAAAATTAATACAAAAAAAAATTAATTCAATTCAAAAAAAAAATAAAATAAATGGATTTAGAACTGGTAAAGTTCCGTTACAATTGATTAAAAAAATGTACGAAGATGAAATTCAATATAATTTAATTAACCAATTAGTAATTGATCAAATAAATAAAATTACTAAAAAAGAAAAAATAGAAATTTTTGATTATGCTAATTTAAAACATAAAATAAATGAAACCAATGAACATCTAATCTATTTTATAAAATTTGAATCTAAACCTAATTTTAAAATAAAATTAACAAATCGCGATAAAATTATACAAATAAAAATAAAAAAAAATAACGCATTAGACAAAAAAATAATCAATGAAAGCTATTTAAATGAAGAAAAAGAAATCGAAACAACGATTAACTTTAATAGTATTGTAACAATTGATTATGCTATTTATTTAAAAAATCAAGAAAAAGAATTTTACTCTATACAAAATTTTTCATTTTTATTTGGTAATAATATGTTAGATTTTAGAATAGAACAAAAACTTATTGGAAAGAAAAAAAATAAAAAAATAACTATAGATTTTTTATTTTCTCGTATTCATCCTGAAAAAAAACTAAGAAATCAATCATCAAAAATACTAATATTTATAAAAAAAATAACAAAAATAAAAAATACAGAATTAATTTTTGACAATAATGATGAAAAAAATTTGTTTTTACAATTAGAAAAAAAGAAACAATACTATTTCATAGATAACAAAATAAAAAATAAAACTTTTTTATTGATAAATAAATATATTAAATATCAAATTTTACAAAATATTATTCAAAACAACCCTATCTGTATTCCTGACCAACTATTAAAGCAAGAATATAAAAAAACTTATTACAATTTAATATCTTTATATAAAAATAAAGTAAAAAATTTACTTAGTTATTATTCAAATACATTAATTAAATTAGAAGCGTTAAGAAACGCTCACATAACATTACTATATGAAGAAATAATAAAAAAATATAAAATTCAAAACAATAAACAAGAAATACAATATATTCATGAATACGTAAAAAAATTATATTATCAAAATAAAAGAAAAATAGAAATCAATAAAAATAATAAAATATTGTTACAATATTTAAATAAAATATTTTTAGAAAAAAAAATAATTGCAACACTGTATAATGAAGCTATAATCATCGAAAAAGAAATGTCAACAAAAGAAATAATTTCTAATTATTTGCTACAACAAATATAA